The DNA segment ACGTCGTCGAGCAGATCGGCGGTGCGGGGCCGGCGCTCTTCCCAGTCGGCGAACAGCTCGGCGAGCGGGGCCACTCGGGGCGGGGCGAGGTAGCCGCGGGCGTGCTCGCGCATGGCGGGCAGCCCGAACAGGGCGGCATGGTCGGGCAGTCGTACGACCTTGTCGAAATCCTCTGCCATGGCGGCGAGTTCGGCGGGTCGTTCGGCGACCTGGCCGGGCAGGTGCGGGATGTAGGTGAGGATCTCGGCGAGCGCCGACTCCACCGCCGTCTCGGGGTCGAAGGAGGCGCCGGCCGCGAACGCCAGGGTGCCGGGGCCGTCGTCACGGCGGACAGCGAGGCCGGTGACGACCGGTACCGGCAGGTCCACCCGGTTGTCGAAGACGTGGACGTCGTAGCCCTGGAGTTCGGCGCGGGCCGCCATCGCCCGCACCCGGGCGCCGCCGACCGAGCCCAGGTCGATCTCCGGCAGCGGCAGGTCGCCGTACCAGCCGAGCAGGAAGGCGTCCCGCTCCAGGAGTTCGAGCAGGCCGAAGAAGACGGCCTCCTCCAGGCTGGCGCCGGTGGCGCAGCCGTTGGAACACTCGAAGACGAAGTTGTCCTCGCGGGTGCCCGCGCTGTAGTAGACGAGCCGGGCGGGCACCAGTACGGGCCGCTCGTCGCGCAGCGACCAGCCGGTGACCCAGGGAATCGGCCGGGCCGGGTCGAAGGGCTCGACCATGGGGTCCTCGGCGTAGGTGCGCGGCGCGTACAGCCCGCAGGTGCGGGGGTCCAGGGCGCGCTCGCCGAGTTCGTCCAAGGACGCGGTGACGACGGGGGCGCGGTGGCGGCGGTGGGTGCCGGCGTAGCGCTCCAGCCCCTCCAGGAAGGCCAGTTCGCGGCTGCGGGCGAAGGAGTTGGCCTGGCCGCTCCAGGTGACGTCGGTGAGTCCGGCGTAGCCCCGCATGAAGACGCTGCCCGCGACCGGCGCGGTGGTGGGCGAGGTGACGTCGGTCCAGGTGCCGCCGCCCAGCACCCCGCACACCGGGTTCGCGAGTCCCTTGACGGGCACCGGGAAGTCGCCGGGACGGCCCGAACGGTAGTCTTCGGGACCGGATTTGGGCCGGGAGGTCAGGGGGCCGGCGGTGCGCTCGGCCGCCGCCTCGGCCACGGCTTCGCGGGTCGCGGGGCGGCAGTGCGGGCACATCGGGTCGGGCAGCAGCGGGAAGGTGCGGACCTGGAGGGTCTCCTGGTCGAGTTCGGTGACTCGGGGCAACTCCGCGTCGGGGCCGGGAGGTTCGTGCCGGGCGGCGCCGGTGGTGATCAGGCGGTGCAGGGACCAGACGGCGTCCACCAGATGGTCGGGCAGGGCCGGCCAGCGACCGGCGGCCGTCGTCTCGGTGCCGGTCTCCAGCGCGTCCCGTTCGGTGCGGGTACGCAGCCGCTGGCGGCGCATCGCGAGGCAGGTGCCACACGCCCGGCCCGCGCCGCCGGTGCCGCCCCAGGGGCCCAGCAGCACGGCCTGGGCGGTGAGATGGACCTGGGCCGTGTGCGGGGGCACCGGCGCGGCCGGGACGGCCCGGTCGCCGAGCACGTTGGTGTCGCCGACGCGGGAGACGGCGGGGGCGGGCGCTCCCGCCGCGGCGGCGCGGGCCGCCAGGCGGTCCTGGAGGTCCGCGCGGGCGGCCTCCAGGGGTGCCGCCGCCGGGGCGGGGGCGGTGAGGGTGGTCATGTCCGGTTGCTCCAGCGGAAGATCCGGGTGGCGATCAGGCCGAAGACCAGGGTGAAGACCACGAGTCCGGCGCAGTCCAGGCCGATGTCCCCGAGGTCGCCGCGGCCGCCCATGGCGTCGGTGAGGCCGTCGTTGAGGTAGTGCAGGGGCAGCACCTTGGCGACCGTGCGCAGCCAGCCCGGCATCAGGTCGTCGGGGAAGAACGAGCCGGACAGGAAGGCCATCGGCACCATCACCAGGTTGGCGATGGCCGCCACGGACTCCGGGGTGTTGGCGAGGCTGCCGACGACCAGCCCCATGGCGAGGAACGCGGTGACACCGAGCACCAGCAGCGGAATGCCCGCCCACCAGGGGCCGTTCAGCTTCAGCCCGAAGAACGGCAGCAGCGCCACGGCGGTGAACAGCACCGTCTGGGTGGCGGCGACGCCGAGGGCCAGGGTCCAGCGAGAGGCGATCAGCGAGCGCAGCGGGGTGGGTGTGCGCCAGATGAGGCGCAGCAGGTCGTCACGGCGCCACTGCATCAGGGCGAACCCGACGGAGAACACGCACGCGTTGCCGACGCCCCACGAAAGGACGCCGGGTGCCGTGTAGTTGATGGAGGCCATTCCGCCATTGACGTGCTGGCCCTGGAAGATGAGGCCGAACAGGACGAGGAAGGCGAGCGGGAAGGCGAAGGTGAAGAAGAGGGTCGTACGGTCGCGCACGCTCGCGACGTAACCGGCCCTGGTCAGTGCGGCGTAGGCGGTCAACTGCGGTGCTCCGTTCCATGGCCGGTGAGGCTGAGGTAGGCGTCTTCGAGGGTGGCGGTGCGCACGGTGACCGACTCGATGTCGACCAGGTCGCCCAATGCGGTCAGGACGTGGTTGACGGCCGAGGTCTCCAGGACCAGTTCGTCGCCCTCGACGGTGGCCCGGTCCACGCCGGGCAGCGCGAGCGCGGCCTCGGCCGTCAACTCGGCTGCGGGCAGCAGCAGTCGGGCGGGCGCGGCGAGCGAGCGGATGAGGCCCCGGGGCGTGTCGAGGGCGACGATGCGGCCACCGGCCACGATCGCCACCCGGTCGCACAGCGCCTCGGCCTCGTCCAGGTGGTGGGTGGTGCACACGATGGTGCGGCCCTCGGAGCGCAACGACCGCAGCAGCGCCCACAGTTCGCGCCGCGCCTCGGGGTCGAGCGCGGCGGTGGGCTCGTCCAGGAAGATCAGCTCCGGTTCGTGCAGCAGCGCGGTGGCGATGGCGAGGCGCTGCCGCTGTCCGCCGGAGAGGTGGTCGACGCGCGCGTTCTCCTTCTCGGTGAGCCCGACCCGCTCCAGCGCGAGGCGCACGGAGCCCGGCTCCATGCCGTAGAGCGCGGCGACGGTGCGCAGGTGCTCGCCCGCGGTGAGCCGCGCGAAGAACGCGGACGCCTGGGTCTGGACGCCGATCCGGGCGAGCAGCGCGGTGTCCCGGGGCCAGGGGCTCTGCCCGAGGAGGCGGACGGTGCCGCCGTCCGCCTCGCGCATGCCCTCGACGATCTCCACCAGGGTGGTCTTGCCCGCGCCGTTGGGGCCGAGGATGCCGAAGAACTCACCGCGCCGCACGGTGAGGGAGACGCCGTCGAGCGCGGTGACCTCCCCGTACCGCTTGATCACGCCGTCGAGGACGACGACCGGCTCGGTGGCGCTGGCGGGGCCGGGTGCGGGTGCGGTCCCGGTCTGTGCGTGGGGTTCGTTCATCTCGCCTTTCCTTGCGGGGTCCAACGGGGGGCGGAAACCGTTGACTTGACTGGAATCCGCGGACGAGGAGGTGGGCGCGGCGGACCGCGCGGGGCCGGGCGTCCGGCCTTCGGCGGGGCTCGGGGCGCGTCCTTCGTTCCGGCTCGCGGTACGGCCCGTACGGCCTTCCGTACGGCTCTCGGTGCCGCCTTCCGTGCGGCGCCCGCGCAGCCGTCGGCCCCAGTCGCCGAGCCCCCACAGCAGCAGGACGGCGGCGAGCAGGGCGGTCGGCAGCCACCAGGCGAGCAGCGCCACGCGGTCCGGCAGCAGATGGCGCAGCACCAGCCCGGCGAGGGCGAGCAGCGCTGCCGTCTGTACGGCGGTGAGCAGGGCGAAGCCGCCGTACAGCAGGCGCAGCCGGAGCGGGTAGGCGCCCAGGCCCGGGCCGCGGCGCAGCAGGGCGCGGGCGGCGAGGGCGGTGAAGGCGCGGCTGCCCTCGGCGAGCCCGGAGACGCCGAGCGCGTGGCCGAGGGCGCGGTAGCCGTCGAGCGGAGCCAGCGGCAGCAGGTTGGCGAGGCCGGTGACGACGCCGAGCAGCAGCAGCGCGCCGAACGCGGGCCGGGCCTGGGCATCGGCCGGGAGCACCAGCCAGACGACGTGGAAGGGCACCAGGAAGAGGAGGTTGGCGAGGACGCCGGCGCAGGCGGTGGCGACCTTGCGGGCCCGGCTGCCGAGGAACTGGACGTCGTCCACCTGGCAGTAGAGGTAGGTGGCGCCGAGGATCCAGCGCAGCCCGATCTCGCTGACGCGGCCGCCCCAGGTGCGCGCGAACAGGCCGTGGGCCAGCTCGTGCAGGGCGAGGCTGCACCACAGGACGCAGCCGACGGCGAACAGCAGCACGGGCTGTTCGGCGGTGTGCGCCGTCTGCCGCCACAGGGTTGCGGCACTGGCGGCGACGGCGGCGAGCACACCGACGGCGAGCGCGGTGAGCACGGCCAGCAGGGCGGGCCTGCGGTCCAGGGCGGTGAGCCGGTGCAGCCGGTCCATGAGGGCGGGCGCGTCGGCGACCATCCGGGTGTGCCCCGAGAGGAAGCCGCTCGGACCCTCGGCGGGAGTGGGGACCGGAGCGGGCGCGGTGGGCGCGGGGCCGCCGTCGAGGAGACCGCGGGCGCCCAGCAGCCGCAGCAGCTGCCCCCACTGGGCCTCGCCGAGCCGGGTGCCGAACTCGTGCGAGTAGGCCCGCCCGATCTCCTCCAGGGACCGGGTGCCGTCGAGGCGGGTGATGAGGAAGTGCTCCTTGGCGCCGACCTCCAGGCGCCGTCCGGTGCGCGGGTCCTTCAGCAGATGGATGCGGGCCGGGCCGCGCAGCAGGCTGGGGCCGAGGACGAGGTCGGGGCACACGCGCGGCCGGGCGGCCAGGAAGGCGTCGGTCGTCATCTGGTGTCCTCCGGGGCGCCGTCGCGCAGGGCGCGGGCGAGGACGTAGGAGAGGAACGCCTCGTCGCGGACGGTGATACCCAGCCGGTTGTTGGTCATGTGCGTATACGGCGACAGGAGCATCGGCAGGGCGTGCGCCGGGTCGGTGGCGTGGATGTCGCGGGTGCCGTCGAAGGAGCGGAAGACCAGGTCGCCCTGGGTGGCCAACTGTTCTGCTTTTTGCCGGAGTTCGGCGCAGTGTCCGGCCCAGCCGCGCAGGAAGGCGGGGAGCCGGTCCGCTTCGCCGCGGGCCACCGTCTCGCGGATGTGCCGGAAGCGTTCGGGCAGTCGGTCGCCCATGGCGGCGTACGCGCGCTCGTAGCCCTTGTCGGTGGTGTAGTTGGTGGTGCTGAACGCGTTGTTCCAGAAGCCGTGGTAGCGGTCGAGGAAGGTCAGCAGGCCCTCGTCGGCGGCGAGGAAGGTGCCGGAGACGACCATCATCAGCTGGGCGGACAGTCCGAGGAGCACCGTGCGCAGATGGAGGTTCATGGTACGGGTGGCCTCGATGACGAGGTCGCTGGAGTGCTGGAAGTGCCATTCGGCGAGCGCGATGCCGGCGGGGCCGCCGTACTTGCCGTACTCGGGCTCGTAGGGGCGGTCCTCGAAGCTGTTGTTGGGGCGCAGCCTCATCCGCCCGTCCGGGCCGAGGAAGCGGGCGCGCTCCTCCTCGCTGTACTCCAGGGTGAACAGGGTCTCGTACAGCTCGGCGAAGAAGCCCGCCTTGACCTCGTAGAGGGCGGGGCGTTCGCGCAGGAACGCGTCGAGGGCGGCATGGGTGCGCTCCCGGACGGTGCCGGCGTCGGCGGCGCGGGCCGGTTTCAGGCGCAGCCGCAGATGGGGGCCCTCCAGCCAGTAGTTGATGAAGAAGTACCCGGTGATCAGGCCATCCTCGGTGAGCGTGTCCACCAGGGGCTTGACGCATTGAAGGAGCAGCGGGCGGGGGCTGGCCGCGTAGAAGACGTGCACCGCGAGCCAGGTGCCGGGCGTGTCCTCGGTGGCGGTGTCCACGGCGGGAGCGTCCACGGCGGGGGTGGGTGCGGTCATCGGGCTTCGTCCTTCTTCGGCGGGGCGGCCGGGGCGGGCAGCATCTCTACGGCGAGTTCGGCGACATGGCGGCCGCGGGGCGAGGTGACGTGCAGCTCGTCCTCGCCGGGGAGCATCTCCTCGAAGACGGTCCGGGCACGTCTGCCGGCGAGCAGTCCTTCGAGTCCGGTGAGGGAGATCGGGCTGGCGAAGTCGACGTACTGAGGCTTGGCGCTGCCGAACCAGCCGCCGGCCTCGTCGCCGTCGCGCACCTCGTGCACGGTGGCGAACGCCCGCTCGGGCAGGCCGTGTCCGACGCGCCAGCGGTGCCAGCCGAGGTACCAGTCGGCGTCGGTGACGCCCGGGGCGCGCAGCGGGAGGCGCCCGTCGGCGACGGTCCAGGAGCGGCGCTGCACGACGAGCGAGTGGTGGCGGACGCGGGGGCGCCGGGTGACTCCGTCGTGCCCGGGGCCCGCGGGCACACCGCGCCAGACGTCCGGCTTGGGGCGGCTGGTCGGGGAGAACAGCAGCAGGGTGCGCGGGATCTCGGGCAGCACCATGGGCACCAGGTAGCCGAGGTAGAGGGGGACGACCTCGCGGCCCAGCCGGCGCGAGCGCAGCAGCAGCCGGTCGGTGCTCTCGTCGTGCACGGCGTACAGGTCGTCCAGGTGGAGCCGGGCTTCCTCGGGCGCCGAGCTGGTCTCGCCGGGGCAGACGATCTCGTGGTCGGTCAGCCGGCCGTGCAGATTCAGGTTGGTGGTCGCGGAACCCGCGGTGACCTCCGTGAACACGGCTCCGGGCGGCAGCAGTTCCCGCAGTTCGGCGCGGATCGCGGTGGTCAGGCCGGGGCCGTCGGGGCCGTCGAAGCAGTGGGTGAAGCGGGTGAAGGGGAAGCAGAGGCCGCCGAAGGAGTCGTTGAGGACGACCAGGGGGTCGCCGTCGCGGCGGGCCAGCTGGAGGAAGTGGCTGTACGGCTGGAACGCCGGGGCGGCGCCGCCGAGGGCCTCGGCGACCTCCTCGGCGAAGGCGTCTTCCAGGACGAACTCATCCGCATCCGACGGGAGTTCTGCCCACCGTTCGCGCATCCGGGCGGTGAAGGTGGCGCGGGCCCGGTCCAGCGCGGTCAGTTCGGGCAGGCCGAGCCAGTTCTCCTCCGGGGCGTGGCTCCCGTCCGGCAGGAAGTCGTCCTTGGCGGAGGTGAACTGGAGGTACTGCCGGAAGATGTCCTCGTGGAAGTCGTGCACCAGGCGCAGCAGATCGTCGCAGCGTCCGCCGCGGCCGAAGCGGGCGAGGAAGAAGCCCTTGAGGGTGAGGCGCTGGGGCAGTGCCACGTCGAAGGCGGGCAGCAGCCGCCCGAGCGAACGCAAGGGGGCCTCGGCGAGCCGCGTCCATTCGGCGAGGCGGGCGGTGGTGGTGCCGGCGGAGACGTCCTCGTAGACGAGGGTCTGCGGGAGGGACGGGTTTTCGGCACCCAACTCTTCCTGGAGTGCCAGGAGTTCGGTCCTGAGCACGCCGAGCAGGGTACGGCGGGTGGGGACGTCCGCCGACGGGAAGCGGGCCAGGAGATCGGCGGGGCCGTCCAGGCGGCCGGCGAGCGCCTCGGCCCACGGCCGGTCCAGGGCGCGCAGCGACCGCTGGAACGCGCGCACCGGGTCGCCGCTGTGGACGCCGGTGGCGAGGCTCGGGAGCTGGAGCATGCCGAGGTCGCGCAGGGCGGCGAGATAGTGCTCGGCCTCCTCCTCGCCGGACCCGGAGGTGGTGGCCAGCCAGCGCGTCAACTCGCCGTACCTGAGCGGCCCTTCGTGATCGCGCAGCAGGGTCAGCATGCCGTCGAGGGTGCCCTGGCGGCGCAGGAAGAACAGCCGGTCCTGGGCGGCGTCGAAGCTGACGGCGGCACTGTCGTCGCCCGCCGTGACGGCCCGCTGGACATAGCGGATACGGTCCTCGTCCAGCTTCCAGCCGGAGGCCAGGGCGACCGGGAGGTCGGCGCGGCGCGCGGGATCGGCGGCGACGAGTTCGGCGAGGCGGGCGAGCGCGACGACGTTCAGCCGGGGGTGGCCCGTCCAGCCGTCGCCGACCCGGGTGGCCGCCGTACCGTCCCCCTCGGCCCTTTCGGCCTCCTCCTCCTCGAACCGGCCGACGGCGACGCCCGTGAGCGTGCTGAACGGGCTGGTCTTACAGGCGGTGCGGTAGACGTACGAGAGCAGCGAGCGCTCCATCTTGCGGGCGCGCTTGCCCGGTACCGGCGCCGGGTCGGCCGCGAAGGCGTCCAGCCGCTCCTCCAGCGTGGGCGAGGCCAGCAGCAGGCCCCGGCGCAGCCGGTCGTCCAGGGCCAGCTCGCGCAGTGCGGCGCGGGTGCGGCCGAACCCGGCGGCGAGCACGGACTCACCCTCGGCCCGCAGCTCCTCCCAGCGGACCCGGGCCTCCAGCCACTCGGCGAGATCGGCCCCGGCGTCCCCGCCGAGGCTCTCGGCGAGCGCGCGGGCGGCCGAAAGGTCCCCGGGCAGGCGGTTGTTGAACACCTGGCGGCGCAGGGCGAGCAGCCGGCGGCGCGACACCGGGTCGTCGGCGGCGCCGACCGCCTCGGAGAGCGGATCGCTGAGCCGGGCGCCGAGCGCGGCGAGCCGGTCCTGCTCGGCGGCGGTCCGCGCGGCCCAGTCGGCGGCCTCGGGAGCACGCAGGGCGAGGACGGTGTCCACCGGGAGGCCGGACACGCGCAGCATGAAGCGGTGGCGCAGGGCGGCGGGCCCGGCGGAGAGGTCGTCCACCGAGGCGGGCGCAGTGGCCGAGGTGGCCGAGGTGGCCGAGGTGGCCGAGGTGGCCGAGGTGGCCGAGGTGGCCGAGGCAAGCCTGATGGGCGCGGCGGATTCGGCGGGCGCGGCGGACTCGGCGGGCGCGGTGGCCCCGGCAAGCCCGGCGGGCACATCAGGGCCAGCGGGCAAGGTGGCCGCCGCAAGCCCCGCGAGCGCAGCGGGCGCGGTGGACTCGGCGGACGCGGCGGACTCGGCGGGCGCGGTGGACCCGGCAAGCCCGGCGGGCGAGGTGGCCGCCACAAGCCCCGCGAGCACAGCGGACTCGACGGAACCGGTGACCGCGCCAGGCCCGGCAGGCGAGGTGGCCGCCGCAAGCCCCGCGAGCGCGGCGGACTCGGCGGACTCGGTGGGCGTGCCGGACGGTGAGGCCGAGGTGTGCGGGCCCGTGCCGTCCTCCGCGGGGACGTCCTCGGCCGGGGTGGTGGCGGTCGGGCTCACGCCCTCCCCCTTTCCTGTGGGATGTGCGGCCGCCCCGGGGGCGGGGCGGGGTCCTCGGGTCATGGGGCCACGATGTCGAAGCGGTAACCGGCCGGGCGGGGAGCCTCGTTGCCGATCATCATCACGAGCAGCGGGATCTCGCCCCGTTCGGCGAGGCCGAGTTCCTCCGCGAAGGAGACGCAGTCGAAGCCGAGCGCGACACCGCAGCCCATGCCCGCGGCCGAGGAGGCGGTGTACACGGCCTGCGCGGTGGCGCCGATGACGGCGTTGACCAGCCTGAGGCCCCGGTCGCCGACCGTGTCGAGGACGGCGTGGGTGCGGGCCGCGGGCACCAGGACGGCGGCGGCCTGCTCCAGGTTGTAGTTGGCGAGGAAGTAGTTCTCCTGGAGGAAGCCCCCGAAGTCGCCCGGCTTCATCAGAACCAACTCGCCGCTCTCCCAGTCGTGTTCGTAGACGCCGGGCGCGATGCCCCGGACGTGGTTGACGAAGACGTACTGCCGGGTGAGCGGCGCCGCGCCGGGCGTCTCCGCGTCGGTGTCCAGGGTGCCGGCGGCGACGGCCGCGGCCAGTGCGGCGGCGAGCCGGGCCGGGTCCAGCGGGTCGGCGGCGCTGAACCGGCCGAAGCTGCTGCGGCGTTCGCGCAGCGCCCGGCGTACGGTCGTGTCGAGTGCGACCGGCGCGGGCAGCGCGACCCGCTCACCGGGACCGGGCGGGGTGGCCGACGCGGAGTCCAGCACACCGGGCGCGGGACGGTCGGCGGCGCCTTCCAGGGTGGCCGCGTGGATCGCGCGCACGGTCGGGAAGGTCAGCACCCGGCGGGAGCGTTCGTCGGGGACACGGCGGACCCGGGCACCCGGGGTGGCCGGGGCGTCCACCGTCCCCGCGTCGTCCTCGTCCGCCGTCGCCCACTTCAGCGGCACCACCGCGAACACCCCGTCCTCCTCGGGGTCGAGCCCGAGCACCCGGCCGAGGCGGGGCTCGTCGAACCACAGCGCGGCACCGATGTGCAGCCCGTGCGCGCGGGCCCACATCCGCCAGGTCTGGAGGAGGGCGCCGATGTCCATCGTGACGACGTGGTAGGAGAAGCTGTTGTACTTGAAGGCGTTCTGCCAGAACGTCACCCCGAGCACCAGGAACTGGTCCGTCCCCGCCGCCTCTTGGAGCTCGCCGACGGCGCCCCGCACCTCGCCGGTGACATCGCCGGCCAGCGTCCTGACGAAGGCGTTGCGCGGGGTGTCGTAGTAGTGGACGCCGGGGGCGAGGGGGCCGCTCGCGCCGCTGATCCAGTGGATGCCGACGGGGTAGAGGCCACCGCCGGAGGAGGTGCCGCGC comes from the Streptomyces sp. SUK 48 genome and includes:
- a CDS encoding ABC transporter permease, which produces MTAYAALTRAGYVASVRDRTTLFFTFAFPLAFLVLFGLIFQGQHVNGGMASINYTAPGVLSWGVGNACVFSVGFALMQWRRDDLLRLIWRTPTPLRSLIASRWTLALGVAATQTVLFTAVALLPFFGLKLNGPWWAGIPLLVLGVTAFLAMGLVVGSLANTPESVAAIANLVMVPMAFLSGSFFPDDLMPGWLRTVAKVLPLHYLNDGLTDAMGGRGDLGDIGLDCAGLVVFTLVFGLIATRIFRWSNRT
- a CDS encoding nitroreductase family protein — its product is MGYAHEYATAVMRRGRIPMEPADFVPDWADRPRKGKFFPGAPVLPLPDGGCADDATLGRGLSGPRGTGAFTLPLLGAMLRDSYGLTGRRLAVQANSDLGSLPFHTHANWSRGTSSGGGLYPVGIHWISGASGPLAPGVHYYDTPRNAFVRTLAGDVTGEVRGAVGELQEAAGTDQFLVLGVTFWQNAFKYNSFSYHVVTMDIGALLQTWRMWARAHGLHIGAALWFDEPRLGRVLGLDPEEDGVFAVVPLKWATADEDDAGTVDAPATPGARVRRVPDERSRRVLTFPTVRAIHAATLEGAADRPAPGVLDSASATPPGPGERVALPAPVALDTTVRRALRERRSSFGRFSAADPLDPARLAAALAAAVAAGTLDTDAETPGAAPLTRQYVFVNHVRGIAPGVYEHDWESGELVLMKPGDFGGFLQENYFLANYNLEQAAAVLVPAARTHAVLDTVGDRGLRLVNAVIGATAQAVYTASSAAGMGCGVALGFDCVSFAEELGLAERGEIPLLVMMIGNEAPRPAGYRFDIVAP
- a CDS encoding lantibiotic dehydratase, with translation MLRVSGLPVDTVLALRAPEAADWAARTAAEQDRLAALGARLSDPLSEAVGAADDPVSRRRLLALRRQVFNNRLPGDLSAARALAESLGGDAGADLAEWLEARVRWEELRAEGESVLAAGFGRTRAALRELALDDRLRRGLLLASPTLEERLDAFAADPAPVPGKRARKMERSLLSYVYRTACKTSPFSTLTGVAVGRFEEEEAERAEGDGTAATRVGDGWTGHPRLNVVALARLAELVAADPARRADLPVALASGWKLDEDRIRYVQRAVTAGDDSAAVSFDAAQDRLFFLRRQGTLDGMLTLLRDHEGPLRYGELTRWLATTSGSGEEEAEHYLAALRDLGMLQLPSLATGVHSGDPVRAFQRSLRALDRPWAEALAGRLDGPADLLARFPSADVPTRRTLLGVLRTELLALQEELGAENPSLPQTLVYEDVSAGTTTARLAEWTRLAEAPLRSLGRLLPAFDVALPQRLTLKGFFLARFGRGGRCDDLLRLVHDFHEDIFRQYLQFTSAKDDFLPDGSHAPEENWLGLPELTALDRARATFTARMRERWAELPSDADEFVLEDAFAEEVAEALGGAAPAFQPYSHFLQLARRDGDPLVVLNDSFGGLCFPFTRFTHCFDGPDGPGLTTAIRAELRELLPPGAVFTEVTAGSATTNLNLHGRLTDHEIVCPGETSSAPEEARLHLDDLYAVHDESTDRLLLRSRRLGREVVPLYLGYLVPMVLPEIPRTLLLFSPTSRPKPDVWRGVPAGPGHDGVTRRPRVRHHSLVVQRRSWTVADGRLPLRAPGVTDADWYLGWHRWRVGHGLPERAFATVHEVRDGDEAGGWFGSAKPQYVDFASPISLTGLEGLLAGRRARTVFEEMLPGEDELHVTSPRGRHVAELAVEMLPAPAAPPKKDEAR
- a CDS encoding lantibiotic dehydratase C-terminal domain-containing protein — translated: MTAPTPAVDAPAVDTATEDTPGTWLAVHVFYAASPRPLLLQCVKPLVDTLTEDGLITGYFFINYWLEGPHLRLRLKPARAADAGTVRERTHAALDAFLRERPALYEVKAGFFAELYETLFTLEYSEEERARFLGPDGRMRLRPNNSFEDRPYEPEYGKYGGPAGIALAEWHFQHSSDLVIEATRTMNLHLRTVLLGLSAQLMMVVSGTFLAADEGLLTFLDRYHGFWNNAFSTTNYTTDKGYERAYAAMGDRLPERFRHIRETVARGEADRLPAFLRGWAGHCAELRQKAEQLATQGDLVFRSFDGTRDIHATDPAHALPMLLSPYTHMTNNRLGITVRDEAFLSYVLARALRDGAPEDTR
- a CDS encoding TOMM precursor leader peptide-binding protein — its product is MTTLTAPAPAAAPLEAARADLQDRLAARAAAAGAPAPAVSRVGDTNVLGDRAVPAAPVPPHTAQVHLTAQAVLLGPWGGTGGAGRACGTCLAMRRQRLRTRTERDALETGTETTAAGRWPALPDHLVDAVWSLHRLITTGAARHEPPGPDAELPRVTELDQETLQVRTFPLLPDPMCPHCRPATREAVAEAAAERTAGPLTSRPKSGPEDYRSGRPGDFPVPVKGLANPVCGVLGGGTWTDVTSPTTAPVAGSVFMRGYAGLTDVTWSGQANSFARSRELAFLEGLERYAGTHRRHRAPVVTASLDELGERALDPRTCGLYAPRTYAEDPMVEPFDPARPIPWVTGWSLRDERPVLVPARLVYYSAGTREDNFVFECSNGCATGASLEEAVFFGLLELLERDAFLLGWYGDLPLPEIDLGSVGGARVRAMAARAELQGYDVHVFDNRVDLPVPVVTGLAVRRDDGPGTLAFAAGASFDPETAVESALAEILTYIPHLPGQVAERPAELAAMAEDFDKVVRLPDHAALFGLPAMREHARGYLAPPRVAPLAELFADWEERRPRTADLLDDVTLLRDLLAGADCDVIAVDQTTPEQRRMGLRTVATLAPGLLPIDFGWLRQRAPHLPRLRTAPYRAGLVPAPLREADLRLVPHPFP
- a CDS encoding ABC transporter ATP-binding protein encodes the protein MNEPHAQTGTAPAPGPASATEPVVVLDGVIKRYGEVTALDGVSLTVRRGEFFGILGPNGAGKTTLVEIVEGMREADGGTVRLLGQSPWPRDTALLARIGVQTQASAFFARLTAGEHLRTVAALYGMEPGSVRLALERVGLTEKENARVDHLSGGQRQRLAIATALLHEPELIFLDEPTAALDPEARRELWALLRSLRSEGRTIVCTTHHLDEAEALCDRVAIVAGGRIVALDTPRGLIRSLAAPARLLLPAAELTAEAALALPGVDRATVEGDELVLETSAVNHVLTALGDLVDIESVTVRTATLEDAYLSLTGHGTEHRS